The genomic interval TCGTTGGGCGAGGCCAGCGAAATGCGCACCGAGCCGTAATCGTTGATGCGGTCATAAACGCTTTCGAGCATGAGCAAGCACCCCTGATGGTGTCCTGATTCGATGCAATCCTGTCCGCGCGGCTGCCGGACGCGATCGGGCCGAGGCCCGCGCACCGCGTCCCGCCGTCATGCCTCGTTCAATTCGCCGCCTGCGGAAGCCGCGCCGGATCGAGCGACAGAGCGACCATGCCGCTGCTGCGCCGGAAACCCAGCTCCTCGCAGAAATCCACTTCGGTGCCGTAGGCCAGCACGTCGATCCGTTCGCAGCCCATGTCGCGCAACGCCAGCAGCACGCGCAGCGCCAGGGCGCGTGCGATGCCCTGATCGTCGTGCTCGATCCGGCCGTCGGTCCGCGTCACGGCCGCCGGTCCCTGGTAGCGCGGATCGAGCTTGCACTCGACCAGATAGCCGCGGACGCCGTCGGTCAGACCGCGCGCGACGCCGATCAGCGCGCCCGAAGGCTCGCGCGCCGCGACGAAACAGTCGGAGTTCTTCAGCATGTGCTGAATCTTCTCCGGCGACTTCGGCGTCGGATGGTGCTGAGCGCGGTAGAACTCGAGCAGCTCCTCCGCGTCGATGCTCGGCTCCAGCGCGTAGACGATCGTCGAAGCCGCGGTGGTCGCGACGGCCGTATCCATGATGCGTCTCCCGTCGCCGGGCGTCGGCGATCAGCCCAGCGCGCCTTTCTTTTCGAGCTGGATGTTCATGCCCAGCCCTCGAATCTCGCAGCACAGCACGTCGAACGAGACGGGCGTGCCCGCCTCGAGCGTGTTCAGTCCCTTGACCATCGACTCGTAAATCTTGGTGCGGCCTTCGACGTCGTCGGACTTGACCGTCAGCAACTCCTGCAGGTTGTAGGCCGCGCCGTAGGCCTCCAGGCCC from Cytophagia bacterium CHB2 carries:
- the rpoB gene encoding DNA-directed RNA polymerase subunit beta (DNA-dependent RNA polymerase catalyzes the transcription of DNA into RNA using the four ribonucleoside triphosphates as substrates; beta subunit is part of the catalytic core which binds with a sigma factor to produce the holoenzyme), which translates into the protein KTHLFDGRTGERFDQKVTVGFIYMMKLHHLVDDKIHARSTGPYSLITQQPLGGKARTGGQRFGEMEVWGLEAYGAAYNLQELLTVKSDDVEGRTKIYESMVKGLNTLEAGTPVSFDVLCCEIRGLGMNIQLEKKGALG